The following nucleotide sequence is from Candidatus Chlamydia corallus.
TACAATGTCACCCCCAGCCTCTACAGTAATGGCATTACGAATCCCAGGCTTTGTATTAAGCATGTTTCCTTCGAAAGTAATGTCTCCTTCAGAAGCTAAGATAGTAAGGGTCGATGTTGTTTTCGTAGTATCTCCAATAGAGGGACCTACGAAAATAGCGCCGCCTTTCTCCGCGCGATTTCTCTTGAATTCGATAGGGCCGCGCCCTTGGATATTGAGCACTTTAGCACAAATCGCCCCACCATTTCTTGCTGCAGTGTTGCTATCAATGGTAATGGCTCCCTGGTTTCCTGTGATGTTGCAGGTTTCAGCATAGATCGCACCCGCATCATTTGGCGTGCCATTATAAGAAAAAGTGCATGGACCCTGATTGTTTTTAAAGTGCAGAATTCCCGTAGGGATACAGATGGCGCCACCACTTCCTAAAGCATATGTTCCTCGTGAGGGAGTGATGCCTTTTAAGCTGTGGACACAAGAATTTCCTGAGAAAGTGATACTTCCAGTATTGTTTTCAAATAGGAGAGATTGCCCTCCATAGATCACACCGCCCGCTGAAGAAGTAAAATTATGCGAGAAATTCATCGAAGCAGAGTTATTCATGATCTTGACAATCGTGGTTGGAGTGCTGCTAATCGCAGATCCAAAGTTAGAAAGGTTACCCAAAAACGTTATCGATCCTGAAATGTTTTCAATTGTCAGCGATTCTGTGGGTTGGAGAACAGCAGCTCCTGTATTTACTGTGGTGACTGCAGGAGTTGCTATCGTCGTTACAGATGCTGGAGAATAGGGCACACGGTTGGCATTAAAGGTCAAGTTCTTGATTGAGCTGAAAACGATATCTTTTCCATAAACCAGCCCCCCAAGTCCTGTAGATTGATTGCCTGTAAAGTTAATAGAAGAAAAATTCTTTAGGGATAGGGTCTCTACCGCAGAGAGTAGCGCATAGGTGCTACTTACGGGAGCTTGACAGGAAGAAAACGTTAGGGAATGGCCCTTTCCTAATAGGGAGAGATTACTCGAGCTGGTGATAAACGAACTTGAAAGGTTCGCTCCTAAGAAGTTTGAACAGATACAATCAGAAGTAAGTAAGATCTCTTCACCTTGATTCGTAATTGGAGGAACAAAACTCCCTCCCAGTCTAGTTTCGGCAAACACCCAACTTGCACTACATAAATAGGCAAGGAGACAAAAAGATGAAGATTTGAAAGAAAGAGGCATGCCTCAACCCTGTCGTTAAATAAGATTTAAAATCGTAATTTGCTTCCTATGTCTAGAGTATATTGACGGGAAGTTCTGCGAATATCACATCCACAGTGCCCGAAGATCTCTAAAACGTTATTTATTGAAGTATGACTTGATGCTTGTACTAGCAAAGCACTTCTTGTTAAATTATTCCCTACAGAGGTCCACATAGCTCCATTAATAGGTAAGATCGTATCACAGTGGGGATTGTGACGATAGATATCTGGAGCATACGCTACGATTATAGTATGAAAGTCTGGTCGATTGTGAGAATGTTTATCAAACCGAACACCTACGGGAACCGCTACGTTGATTAGATGGCTTTTCCCAAAAATCCTTCCCTCAGGACTATTTTCTTTCAAGCCTCGGTGATTCGCATAAGCAATTTCAGCTTTTACAAAGGGAATGATCTGCTTCAGGTTTAAAATACGTGAAGAGAGAATGAAAGGAAGGTTACCTTCGACTTCTCCTAACCAGCAATTGTTGCTCCAAGAGGAGTGGGCTTTGGGTAATTTTGTATACGACGTCCTTACTTTTTCATTGCTAAGACTATAGCTAATTCGGGAAGTACATCCTGAAAAGAGACGTGATGATCCAAAGAGAGGCTTTGTGATATTAGAATACGCTGTCGCGAAATAGACGTTAGAATGACCATGACCTACAAGGTAATCCTTGGATTTTGTGAATAGTTGTCCAAAACCTAGACTTAACGCAGCGTCTGGAGTGATACGTGTGTAGGTATTGACGAGGTAGCCTCCACCTATATGACGGTAGTTACGCGCTTCATCGGTATGATTCGCATGGAAGAAATTTGTGATTCCTGTAATGCTGAGTTGCTTCCCAGGAACATTTTCACCGCCCGCTGCTGAAGCTTGGCTTACAGCTCGTAAATCTAGAAGATTTCCCCAAAGGCTATTCGGGATGAGCGGAGCAAGACGCTCAGGATGGGGAATATAACCAGTTTTTTTCCATGTTCCTGTGACCTTATTCGTCGTTGCATCTAAGGCAAACTCCCAAGTTCCTTGATAGCCGTAGGGAGACTGCTGATAGCCATTGGAGCTGAGACTAAAATTTGTAGTAGTCACAGTTCCTGAAGTTGCTTTAAGCTCTAAGATTGGCACTTGGTTTAAATTTTTATTGAACATCTCATGGTTGTCAGAGGAATCCAGAGAATTTTTAACTAGTTTTAAATTTCCTGATATCGTAAGTGCTCCATTTGTACTCTGCACATTGACTAGAGCAGCCTTAGTGCCATCTAAAGAATCTAAATTGATAACAAGATTATTTAAGGTAATAGTACCGTCAGTGTTATTAGTATTTGTAGTTGCTAACGTAGTCCCTGCATCCATGAAAAGGGTTGACGCTGCATTTTGTGTGAGGGTATGAACATTTAAGGTTGCACCGTCTCGCAAAGTGAAGGTTCCTCCTTGAAGTTCAAGTTTTTGATTCAGTGTAGATGTAAAATTTGCAGAGATCTTTGCTTCATCAGCATTGAGTTTTTCTCCTGAAAAAACAATGTTCCCTAAATATGCAGTATCAGTACTCGTTTTGGGATTGACGATAACAGAAGGAGCGGCTGTCCCACTAGATAAATTGTCTGATGTAATGGGATCATAGAAGAATAGGTTGTAGCCTTTAGCAGCCGCTAGAGTAGAAAATTTTGCATCTTCCCCGAAGTGAATGCTATTACGAGTAGCTGTGCCACTAGTTAAGCTTTGGTTCTTATTAAAGAAAATATCTCCTTGATCTGCCGATAGAGAAAGATCTCCTCCTTGTGGTATGGCAATAGCGCCTCCTTTTCCAGCTATATTTCCAAGAAATGTTGTAGATTTATTAGAAGCAATGGAGATGCTTTTCCCATAGAGTGCTCCGCCTTGTACTGAGGCTATGTTTTCTAGGAATGCTACCGTGTTTTCTCCAGATATAATAAGCTTAATATCTGTTGGTGGTGGTGTAGCTGGAGGAGTACAGTAAATCGCTCCACCATAGCCTAAAGTAGGGGGATTCGCTGGCGGCGGAGCAACAGAATTTTCTGGGGCAGCTGTATTGTTTTGAAACGTAAGATTGCTGTTATTAGAAAAGGTAACGTTTCCGTTAGCAAAAATCGCTCCTCCAGAGCGCGCACTATTATTAGCGAATGTGACTCCTGAACTATTCCCAGAAGTTAACATAGATCCTGCAGGAAGATAAACAGCACCTCCATAGACCCCCGTAGCATTATTTGAGAAAGTCACAGGAGCTGGGTTGTTCGTAAGGTTGATCGCTGCAGATGCTGTGAGAGCACCTCCATGCGAAATTGATCCATTAGCGTTGAAAAGGAGGCGTTTTTTGGTGTTTTCTATAGTAATGCCTGTGCTTCTAATTCCTGCACCAGGTCCTGCAGAACGGTTGTATTGAAATAGTAGAGTGCCATTGTCTCTAAAGGTTGTTGGCGTTGTGGAATAAACCGCTGATGCATGAGCTTTGATACTCCCTGAGGATGTATCTGAAGTCAGTGATTCACAATTCTCGAAGATTATTTGATTGAATCCCGAAAAATTCATCGGGTATTTTTCAGGATTGGTAGTGATTACATTACTAATCGCAGCTCCGTCTGCCGAAGAACGGATGTTTACGAAAGAAAAAGTCACTCCTTTCCCTAAGACTTGAAGGGTTCCTGCCGTATTGCTAAAACAACTGGAAGATGTTCTAGATATCGAATTATCAAGATTAGATATGTAAAGATCGCCTGAAAAAATGCAAGTCGTTCCTCTGGGATTTGCAAGTATTGTGTAGGGAAACATTTTCCCATTCGATCCATCAAAATTATCAGAAGGCATAATAACTTCTACAGTAAACGCTGTTGAAGTAAAACATGGCGCCAGTGTTGTAGAAATTAAAAACTTACGAATAGACCTTTTCATTTGCATGTAGAGATGAAACTAGATTGGCCTACAAATAAGGGAAAAGCTGTAAAAAAACAAGTATAATAAGAATCTCTTGTAATCTCTTCATTTTAATAGCTTTAAGATTGAAAGCCGTTGTATAGGGACTTTCTTTCTTACTTTCTACATATATTGTTTAGAAGAATGATTGAAAAAAAACTTAGGTTTTTGAGAACTTTAAAGAGCAGCTTTTGAAAGCCAAAGGTAGTTAAGAGAATTTTAAAGTAGATAGTTACCATAAAATTCTCAGAAAGATCCTCTTTAAATTTTGTTTTTAGTCAACCTCTCTAAATATAGAGCTTCGGAATCGCTCCAGAGAGGTTGCTCGTAAGCTATGGCTGAGAAGTTTTTTGAGGATTCCAGGTAAGAAAAATAGTTTTCTTTGTTGGTATTATCTTTCTGTTTTTATCTAAAGAAGGGTTTTCCTGTTGCCAGGTTAAAGACCACCAGCCTTGAATATTTTCATACGTCATTGTGATTTCGGCTCTATCTAAAGTAGTCTCTGATAGGATCAGACTATCACAAGAAGGTCCTAAAAGTTCAAGAAGAGGGATAGAAAATTCTTCCTTAAACTGAGAAAGATCATAGAGAGACCAATAAGGTGCAAAGGTAACTTTAAGCTTGTCTAGCGAAACAAGAGCCTGGTTTTCTTCTGCGCAAATCCTGGCGGGGATAAAGTTTCTGCTGTCCTCAATCAGGATGTTAAGACTAAGAACTCGATTGTCCCCAGAACAGATCAGAGAGCTTCCTCGAGACATCTCAAGCACAGAGTTTTCTTCTTGCTTAAAAGAATGCAGCTTCAGGGTAGCCCCATCTAATACAGAGAGAGTTCCTCCTGCTAAAGTCACGTCTTGCGCGATTGTGGAGGTAAGATTTTCTTCGAAAATTTCATCATTATTAAGGTAACATCCGGAGAAAACAATGGTCCCCTCATATGCTTGCTCTTCTTCAGGAGCATTGATTACAAGATCTCTAATTGTATGCGACTCGCTGGTGGTTACTGGATCATAGAAATAAACAGCAGATCCTGAAACAGCACGTAGGTTGTCGAAGCGTGCTCCAGATTGAAGATGGATAGAGCTTCTTATTGTATTGCTGTCTTTCGATGTAGTATTTCCTCTGAAGCTAAGGTTCCCTTCCTTCACTGATATAGAGATCGATCCTCCTGGGGCAATAGCAATGGCTCCTCCGTGAGTATTTACTTCGTGATACGCGTGATTATTTTCAAAAAAAGTGGATCCTTCGGTCGTTATATTGAGATTGTGAGTGTAAATGGCACCGCCATAACCTTGGCAAACATTATTCCTAAACGACATGTATCTGTTTCCGCAGAGAGTCACCGAAGGACGTTTCGCCTTAGAACCCAAAAGATAGGGAGTATAAATAGCACCCCCATTCCATGTAGAGAAGTTCCCACAGAAAGTAACCGTATCGTTATCTTTGATAACAACCGAACCAAGACTATAAATAGCTCCTCGTCCTTGATCTAGTAGGGGTGCTGAACTAAACCCTAAGATAGAAAAATCAGAAAGAGTGAGAGTAGTGTCTCCAACTCTATTTGAAATTGCAGCTCCGAAACCCTCAGTCATAAGGTTTTTGAAGGTAAGGTTGTAGCAGTTGCCCATGAAAAAGAGGTCGCCAGATTGATTTACAAAGACCCCACTATCTTTTTCATTATGGTGAACATTGCAAATGCCAACGTCATCTAAAAAGATATAAGAAGTTCCTTCTGGATGACAGGTAACTCTACGATCTAAGTCCTTAGTATCGACAGAACCGTTATAGCTGTCATTTTCATCAAGATATACGACTTGTGCAGTTGCGGGAAGAGTGAGAAATACCGTCAAGCACGTAAGAAGATTGCGAAGTAGGGTCATGGTATTCTCGTTAAATCAATAAAGTTTAGGTAACTTTAATAAACAGGAAAAAAAGAAGTCAATAAGAATAGATTGTTGTATGTTAATCACATAACTATTTTTTAAAAACAAAATTATAAATTTTTAGAAAATCATTTTTTTAACAAACGTCCAAGCTTTATTTTTTAAGTTTCTCTTTTGGGAAAATAAATTTAATTTCAAAGAATTTAGAATAAGAAAGTTTGAAAACTCCCTAGCAAGGGTAGTTAGGGAGTTTTAATAGGCTAGAATCGGAGTTTGGTACCCACGTCAATGTTATAGTTCCTGGAAGATCCCCTGAGTTCCATAGCGTAATGTCCAAACAGTTCACACTTGGAGTTGTAAACATAGTTGTTGCTACCCCTCAGCAAAAATGCCTGTCTTGAAAGATTGCCTCCGCGAATTGCCCAAGAATCTTTGCTCATCACAAGAGTTGCTGTAGAGTGAGGATTCTTACGATAGACATCGCTAACAAAGAATGCAGAAAGGTCGTACGTATAGGAGTCTCCCAGATCTCCTTGAATGAATTTCATACCCAAAGGAACAGAAAGGTTAAGAAGCTTTCCACTACTAAAACCACGACCATCGATCGAGGTTTCAAAGAAGCTGTTTTGTAATACATAAACCATCTCGACTTTCATCTGTGGAATAAAGGTCTTGAAAAGAGGATGAGGGTTAGAAAGAACAAAGGGAAGGTCAAGACCGATACTACCAGCTATACACTCGTTACTCCAAGAGCCTTCTGTTTCTGGCAATGAGGTATAGTGAGTTTCCATGCGGTTGTCTGAATGACTGAAGGAAACTTGGATATCCAAAGCAAGAGGGATTTCTTTAGGGAATTTTTCTATAGCTGATTCAGAAAACTTTGCTCTTCCTAATCTCAAATAGTTTTGAGGTTGTAGGGTATGAGAGTGCTTGAAGAATATAGTTCCCCCGTACGTTCTGGAGTTGTTATGAGCAATAAAACAATCTTTATCCCTAGCAAAGAGATGGCAGAATGCAAAGGTAAATATGTCGTCTTTAGGTGTATGGGAACTCCCTCCAAGTACATAACCTCCAGAAGTGTGACGGAAGCCTTTACGCTCTTCATCTCCAATCTTATGTAGGAAATTCGTCATTGATGAGATCCAGAAGCCTTGTTTGTGTTCCATACCATCAGCACCAAGTTCTACCAACTGATAAAGAGAGCGGATGTCAGTAAATACTCCCCATAGTGTATTACATACCAAGGCAGATTTTCTTTCAGGACTGGGAACAAATCCAGTTTTGGTCCAAGTTGCAGTTGCCTCTGTTGTATTTTTAGTTGTATCTGTAGTCCAGGTGACATTCCATCTTCCTTGATATCCATATTCGGAACTAGGATGTTCAGCAGGAGTAGGGACTAACGTACTGGTATCAACGTTAGTAGCAACATTAGAGTCAACCGTGATTTTTAATAGAGAGAAGAGTTGATCATGACTAAACATATGATTTTCATAAATGTTCCCTTCAAAATCGATAAGATTCAGTTTTCCAGATACAATAACTTTACTGCCAGTACCTTTTGCTGTAAGGCTCACAGGTTGCTTAAGATTTAATGAGTCTACATTGATTCCTAGGTTAGTGATTGTAATGCTTCCAGATGTAGTTTGTAGTGTCGTACCTAAGTCCATGCCAAGGAGAGAATTTATATCTTGAGTGAAACTGGTACTTTCCAAGGTCACTCCCTTTTGTAGTAATAATTTACCTCCTGATAAAGTAACGGGCTGCGTGAATGAAG
It contains:
- a CDS encoding polymorphic outer membrane protein middle domain-containing protein; the protein is MKRSIRKFLISTTLAPCFTSTAFTVEVIMPSDNFDGSNGKMFPYTILANPRGTTCIFSGDLYISNLDNSISRTSSSCFSNTAGTLQVLGKGVTFSFVNIRSSADGAAISNVITTNPEKYPMNFSGFNQIIFENCESLTSDTSSGSIKAHASAVYSTTPTTFRDNGTLLFQYNRSAGPGAGIRSTGITIENTKKRLLFNANGSISHGGALTASAAINLTNNPAPVTFSNNATGVYGGAVYLPAGSMLTSGNSSGVTFANNSARSGGAIFANGNVTFSNNSNLTFQNNTAAPENSVAPPPANPPTLGYGGAIYCTPPATPPPTDIKLIISGENTVAFLENIASVQGGALYGKSISIASNKSTTFLGNIAGKGGAIAIPQGGDLSLSADQGDIFFNKNQSLTSGTATRNSIHFGEDAKFSTLAAAKGYNLFFYDPITSDNLSSGTAAPSVIVNPKTSTDTAYLGNIVFSGEKLNADEAKISANFTSTLNQKLELQGGTFTLRDGATLNVHTLTQNAASTLFMDAGTTLATTNTNNTDGTITLNNLVINLDSLDGTKAALVNVQSTNGALTISGNLKLVKNSLDSSDNHEMFNKNLNQVPILELKATSGTVTTTNFSLSSNGYQQSPYGYQGTWEFALDATTNKVTGTWKKTGYIPHPERLAPLIPNSLWGNLLDLRAVSQASAAGGENVPGKQLSITGITNFFHANHTDEARNYRHIGGGYLVNTYTRITPDAALSLGFGQLFTKSKDYLVGHGHSNVYFATAYSNITKPLFGSSRLFSGCTSRISYSLSNEKVRTSYTKLPKAHSSWSNNCWLGEVEGNLPFILSSRILNLKQIIPFVKAEIAYANHRGLKENSPEGRIFGKSHLINVAVPVGVRFDKHSHNRPDFHTIIVAYAPDIYRHNPHCDTILPINGAMWTSVGNNLTRSALLVQASSHTSINNVLEIFGHCGCDIRRTSRQYTLDIGSKLRF
- a CDS encoding polymorphic outer membrane protein middle domain-containing protein, coding for MTLLRNLLTCLTVFLTLPATAQVVYLDENDSYNGSVDTKDLDRRVTCHPEGTSYIFLDDVGICNVHHNEKDSGVFVNQSGDLFFMGNCYNLTFKNLMTEGFGAAISNRVGDTTLTLSDFSILGFSSAPLLDQGRGAIYSLGSVVIKDNDTVTFCGNFSTWNGGAIYTPYLLGSKAKRPSVTLCGNRYMSFRNNVCQGYGGAIYTHNLNITTEGSTFFENNHAYHEVNTHGGAIAIAPGGSISISVKEGNLSFRGNTTSKDSNTIRSSIHLQSGARFDNLRAVSGSAVYFYDPVTTSESHTIRDLVINAPEEEQAYEGTIVFSGCYLNNDEIFEENLTSTIAQDVTLAGGTLSVLDGATLKLHSFKQEENSVLEMSRGSSLICSGDNRVLSLNILIEDSRNFIPARICAEENQALVSLDKLKVTFAPYWSLYDLSQFKEEFSIPLLELLGPSCDSLILSETTLDRAEITMTYENIQGWWSLTWQQENPSLDKNRKIIPTKKTIFLTWNPQKTSQP
- a CDS encoding polymorphic outer membrane protein middle domain-containing protein yields the protein MKSSIPWVLLSSALTFSCHSQLLGTEEILSSADSFDGNTNSGTFTPKSTASVYSLSGNVFISFPGKGTPLSDSCFKQSTDNLTFLGNGHSLTFSFIDAGAHPGAAASTAANKNLSFSGFSLLSFDASPNGKVTTGQGTLSSTGGVNLENIHKLVVSGNFSTEDGGAIKGASFSLSGLSGEGIFNDNSSSKKGGAIASSGNTRIENNTGSVRFLFNKATTSGGALNNEGNAILSNNKLLYFEGNSAKTNGGAIFNNSGSSELTISDNAGLIFLANTAETSGGAISAKKLLLSSGGFTEFRQNNVSAATPKGGAISIENSGELSLSAETGNITFVRNTITTSGSSDAPKRNSINIGSNGKFTELRAAKGRTIFFYDPITSEGTSSDALNINNGPVGAPNPYQGTILFSGETLTAAEAKVTENLKSSFTQPVTLSGGKLLLQKGVTLESTSFTQDINSLLGMDLGTTLQTTSGSITITNLGINVDSLNLKQPVSLTAKGTGSKVIVSGKLNLIDFEGNIYENHMFSHDQLFSLLKITVDSNVATNVDTSTLVPTPAEHPSSEYGYQGRWNVTWTTDTTKNTTEATATWTKTGFVPSPERKSALVCNTLWGVFTDIRSLYQLVELGADGMEHKQGFWISSMTNFLHKIGDEERKGFRHTSGGYVLGGSSHTPKDDIFTFAFCHLFARDKDCFIAHNNSRTYGGTIFFKHSHTLQPQNYLRLGRAKFSESAIEKFPKEIPLALDIQVSFSHSDNRMETHYTSLPETEGSWSNECIAGSIGLDLPFVLSNPHPLFKTFIPQMKVEMVYVLQNSFFETSIDGRGFSSGKLLNLSVPLGMKFIQGDLGDSYTYDLSAFFVSDVYRKNPHSTATLVMSKDSWAIRGGNLSRQAFLLRGSNNYVYNSKCELFGHYAMELRGSSRNYNIDVGTKLRF